A DNA window from Paralichthys olivaceus isolate ysfri-2021 chromosome 3, ASM2471397v2, whole genome shotgun sequence contains the following coding sequences:
- the uts2d gene encoding urotensin 2 domain containing isoform X2 — protein sequence MDRFSVVNYCLGLLGLLLLQGVLSVDGRSTFNPGNRVFNPKADTEAQSKILALLLHKSLVPVEKDDPLGLELANKLAELEELRVLREDLELERQITANLAEDKAVTQKRSEPCFWKYCV from the exons ATGGACAGGTTCTCAGTTGTGAACTACTGCTTAGGACTCCTGGGTTTGTTACTACTGCAGGGAGTGCTGAGTGTGGATGGAAGGAGCACGTTCAACCCGG GAAACCGTGTTTTCAATCCTAAAGCAGATACAGAGGCCCAGAGCAAGATTCTTGCACTCTTACTGCACAAGAGCTTAGTTCCAGTTGAAAAGGACGATCCTCTAG GTCTTGAACTGGCCAACAAATTAGCTGAATTAGAGGAG CTCCGAGTGCTGAGGGAGGACCTGGAGCTGGAGAGGCAGATCACAGCCAATTTGGCCGAGGACAAAGCCGTAACTCAGAAGAGGAGCGAAC CTTGCTTCTGGAAAtactgtgtgtga
- the lrrc15 gene encoding leucine-rich repeat-containing protein 15, translating into MDLPLTLHVFLLFCSLNAVVWACPVGCKCQANKILCSGLSDFPTPLPSSTTTLYISNSSIYSLKPEDLTVFSNALSIFVIKDTVLKEVHPDTLDATLNIGALGFTGTDLQDLPEALFQNLQSLESLALKSNKLLVLRAHWFSSLKNLKVLDLSKNLFTSVPLEAFHTLTELSYLLLSGNNISQLPQETFKGLSKLKTLRLSKNSLQELPVGSLDDLGNLEELSLNDNLITHLHRDLFSNTQKLQKLFLSNNRLTSLPLGIFLNLPLLSQISLYENQLESLGPGVFGPMPLKELWLYDNKLSRVEDDTFRNLTKLHLLVLSRNQISYVSTGTFRGLEKVGEISLHTNLLTTLQAGTFQGLPSLVNISLEHNFISSLPVGFLQGVSHLGQIDLQNNSFNNLPQESLDALTVTNEVLLQQNPWRCDKDILPLRDWLRQHPTKANQTLVVCEMPFDLNGEVIALLTNENIMPLSSTKDPVLTSTEKRRKPNTPPTRRSTVPPAVKTTPTSEPEEVTSSGQGEQGTVPNDTAIILIIIAVVSTVIISTVIISCMCWRKNKRGRGNIGRRNKNSVL; encoded by the coding sequence ATGGACCTGCCACTGACTCTTCATGTGTTCCTTCTTTTCTGTTCTCTAAATGCTGTTGTTTGGGCTTGTCCAGTTGGATGCAAATGTCAAGCAAACAAAATACTCTGCAGTGGCCTCTCAGACTTCCCCACACCTCTGCCCTCATCTACCACCACCCTCTACATCTCCAACTCCAGTATCTACTCTCTGAAACCAGAGGACCTGACTGTTTTCTCTAACGCCCTCAGCATCTTTGTGATTAAAGACACTGTTCTGAAGGAGGTGCACCCTGACACACTTGATGCCACTCTGAATATAGGTGCCTTAGGgtttactggcacagacctgcAAGATCTCCCAGAGGCCTTGTTCCAAAATCTTCAGAGTCTTGAGTCTCTGGCTCTAAAGAGCAACAAACTCCTGGTACTGCGCGCTCATTGGTTTTCCTCTCTGAAGAATTTGAAAGTTCTTGACTTAAGCAAGAATCTTTTCACTTCTGTACCTTTGGAAGCATTTCACACCCTTACTGAGCTAAGttatcttttactttctggAAACAATATCAGTCAACTGCCTCAAGAGACATTCAAGGGTCTTTCTAAGCTTAAAACCCTGCGGCTTAGTAAAAACTCCCTACAGGAACTCCCTGTTGGCAGTCTGGATGACCTTGGCAATCTAGAGGAACTATCCCTAAATGACAATTTAATTACTCACCTCCACCGTGACCTGTTCTCTAACACTCAGAAGCTCCAAAAGCTGTTCCTCTCTAACAACAGGCTTACATCTCTTCCACTGGGGATCTTTTTAAACCTTCCCCTCCTTTCCCAGATCTCACTGTATGAAAACCAGCTAGAGAGTCTGGGTCCAGGGGTGTTTGGGCCCATGCCCTTGAAGGAGCTGTGGCTATATGACAACAAGCTCAGCCGTGTGGAGGATGACACCTTCAGAAATCTGACTAAGTTGCATCTGTTGGTGCTTAGTCGCAACCAGATCAGCTACGTTTCTACCGGGACCTTCAGAGGGTTGGAGAAGGTGGGAGAGATATCACTTCACACCAATCTGCTCACAACCCTGCAAGCTGGGACTTTCCAGGGTCTTCCCAGCCTGGTCAACATTTCCTTGGAGCACAACTTCATCAGCTCACTCCCTGTAGGTTTTCTGCAGGGTGTCAGCCATCTAGGACAGATAGACCTGCAAAACAATTCCTTCAACAACCTGCCACAGGAAAGTCTTGATGCACTCACTGTGACAAATGAAGTACTCTTACAGCAGAATCCCTGGAGGTGTGACAAAGATATTCTGCCTCTAAGGGATTGGCTGAGACAGCACCCAACCAAGGCCAATCAAACCCTTGTGGTGTGTGAAATGCCTTTCGATTTGAACGGTGAGGTGATCGCTCTGCTGACAAACGAGAACATAATGCCTCTCAGCTCTACCAAGGATCCTGTGTTGACCtcaacagagaagaggaggaagccaAACACCCCTCCAACTAGACGAAGCACTGTCCCACCTGCTGTCAAGACCACACCCACCTCAGAGCCTGAGGAAGTCACCAGCAGTGGACAAGGGGAACAGGGAACGGTTCCTAATGATACTGCGATAATCCTTATCATCATCGCAGTAGTGTCCACTGTCATTATTAGCACAGTGATCATCAGCTGCATGTGCTGGAGGAAGAACAAGAGAGGCAGGGGAAATATAGGCCGCAGAAATAAGAACTCTGTGCTGTAA
- the LOC109625432 gene encoding uncharacterized protein, whose protein sequence is MDSYFRGPLWIILILVILPHCPYSMGCPQSCDCSHNNVALCTGDMVTDIPKELPPDTYMLNLKNTNMNVINEQSLVNLNPVLRFSLTHSPLHTIHPLAFHVAPQLTSVKLSSNNLTTLPALVFSPLTRLEQLFLDGNQLETISPEILNRHVTLQILDLSRNKLRNLAPDSFNGLTNLIYLNLGRNSIKRLSPTIFHSLSNLSRLFMYNNELEELEPEMFDALVNLQELTIHHNQIARLPRLLFHSLRNLRTLTLSSNQLQGVPEKAFYNMPKLRKLTLYENPLLSLPHQLMGHMPEMKEFYLYNTNLITVPGNLFSNMSRLLKLHLLLNDKLRVLPADLFCCLPHLQKLSLKYNDLHYLHPQLFSELTSLRVLVLTDNKLQDLTQNTFQGLKNLQTIDLKNNYLKTLPGDIFLSNAALGNLTLSGNPWECTCSIRGIARWIRSNVHVVIDKDKVICQSPEYKLLRKVDSLRDQEFTYCDATSFFPTQKSVPEPTQPFHAISTSDSASTTTPPVTPWSTSEVIIPSSTEPAKSTTSDAATSSLHPATTALPKEELPLSIESHVTYQPSHAFYERLVIVQGPEYVHHNYHRGRVLVWFVPSDTAWAGFLMFTHILLVTTGLFLTLATMYGLYRLNKTMDKLKRGCARRMSRGEIIILFLSIMFETLLPQCEKEMDCSKENEQVFGTSTTEIPQMLRAGVTEVFFVSSQVKTIPKAAFAQNLHLEKVEFMKTPTSAIEPGAFEGLGSLKHVEISNTPLMLIPVGVFKDLSNLENIILKFNRLQRLERGLFDGLKKLKAIEVHGNEILSIENGTFEGLDNLLSLHLAKNNISAVSTNLFSDLNKLQILRLYENQLTTVPEDIFQSLPNLKEIYLQSNKIAELSPNLFPHKDKLTKISLENNLLTSLPPEYFVGFPQLKTLTLRKNKLTSLPPVLFGENKLVELSLSQNDLSTLPQGIFIPLKKVKKLDLSNNHFVSLSPEYFEGPEKLKDLNLQNNKIKSLDADVFEKLQSLITLKLAHNHLQTLPEDIFEPLLNLKKLYLNGNPWNCDCNLISFHLWIKANSDKLASPVVCEYPEDLKEQEIKDLTEDKLICPTLPPATSLLTTTTMTTPTTTTPPTTQPITTILTTTPTTAEQSTTTTRTTTLPTTRPTTIIPTTTLATTPSTTPTTTTTTTITTSKIATSTTSTTPPTTAPTTTPTTTPPTTTPTTTTPTTTTPTTTPTTTTLTTTTTTTTTSTTPPTTTPTTTPPTTTPTTTTPTTTTPTTTPTTTTPTTTTTTTTTSTTPPTTTPTTTTPTTTPRTTTPTTTPTTTTPTTTPTTTKPTTTTTTTPTTTLTTTTTSTTPTTTTPTTTPTTTPTTTPTTTPTTTTPTTTPTTTPTTTTTTTTTSTTTTHSTTTAPTTITTSTAKTTTTAIPTTTFLQTTQPTTNLTTTPLVFTCPVEPMSLASYQHRSKVQQCKSQLMMYTALLVVEIICTLVLAKFTLSLYCLLQFREKKYHRVKLTRFSYRKEIILRPLQEEETRGL, encoded by the exons atggatTCCTACTTCAGAG GCCCTTTGTGGATCATACTTATCCTCGTCATACTTCCTCACTGCCCCTATAGCATGGGATGCCCCCAGAGCTGTGACTGTTCGCATAACAATGTCGCCTTGTGCACCGGCGACATGGTCACGGACATACCAAAGGAGCTGCCCCCAgacacatacatgctgaacctcaagaacacaaacatgaatgtcATAAACGAGCAGAGCCTGGTAAACCTTAACCCAGTTCTGCGCTTCAGTCTGACTCACAGCCCCCTACACACCATCCATCCACTGGCGTTCCACGTCGCTCCGCAGCTCACGTCCGTCAAGCTGTCGTCCAACAATCTCACCACGCTTCCTGCTCTAGTGTTCAGTCCGCTGACAAGACTGGAGCAGCTGTTTTTAGATGGAAACCAGCTGGAGACCATTTCTCCAGAAATATTAAACAGACATGTTACGTTGCAGATTCTGGACCTGAGCCGCAACAAACTGAGGAATCTTGCTCCGGATTCTTTCAATGGACTGACCAACCTCATCTATCTGAATCTTGGCAGGAACTCCATAAAGAGGCTTTCTCCCACCATCTTTCACTCCTTGAGCAACCTTAGCCGCCTCTTCATGTACAACAATGAGCTCGAGGAGCTGGAGCCCGAGATGTTTGATGCACTCGTCAACCTCCAGGAGCTAACGATCCACCACAACCAGATCGCCAGGCTTCCGCGGCTTCTGTTCCACTCACTGAGGAACCTGAGGACTCTCACTTTGTCCTCCAACCAACTTCAGGGTGTCCCAGAAAAAGCCTTTTATAACATGCCCAAGCTGAGGAAGTTGACCCTCTACGAAAACCCACTGCTTTCCCTACCACACCAGCTGATGGGTCACATGCCTGAGATGAAAGAATTTTATCTGTACAACACCAATCTCATTACTGTTCCTGGGAATCTATTCAGCAACATGTCCAGGCTGTTGAAGCTTCACCTCCTTTTAAATGACAAACTCAGAGTGTTGCCCGCAGACCTTTTCTGCTGTCTCCCCCACCTGCAGAAGCTCTCACTGAAATACAACGACCTCCACTATCTACATCCTCAGCTGTTCTCTGAACTCACCTCACTGAGAGTGTTGGTTCTGACagacaacaagctgcaggacctAACCCAGAACACTTTTCAGGGCCTCAAAAATCTTCAGACCATCGATTTGAAGAATAACTACCTCAAGACTCTGCCGGGAGATATTTTCTTGTCAAATGCAGCGTTGGGAAATCTGACTCTGAGTGGCAACCCCTGGGAGTGCACGTGCAGCATCAGAGGTATTGCAAGATGGATAAGAAGCAATGTGCATGTGGTCATTGACAAAGACAAGGTGATATGTCAAAGTCCAGAGTACAAACTGCTCCGTAAAGTAGACTCTCTGCGTGATCAGGAGTTCACATATTGCGATGCTACCAGTTTTTTCCCTACACAGAAAAGCGTGCCTGAACCGACACAACCATTCCACGCCATCTCAACCAGTGATTCAGCCTCAACAACCACACCACCCGTAACACCCTGGAGCACCAGTGAAGTCATCATCCCATCATCCACCGAACCTGCAAAATCAACCACCTCCGATGCTGCGACATCATCCCTCCACCCTGCAACCACCGCCCTACCTAAAGAAGAGCTCCCTCTCAGTATCGAGAGTCACGTGACCTACCAGCCGTCACATGCTTTCTATGAACGGTTGGTGATCGTGCAGGGCCCGGAGTATGTTCACCACAATTACCACAGGGGCAGGGTGTTGGTGTGGTTTGTGCCCTCAGACACAGCCTGGGCTGGGTTCCTCATGTTCACTCACATCCTTCTCGTGACCACAGGCCTGTTCCTCACTCTTGCTACCATGTATGGCTTGTATCGCCTCAACAAGACCATGGATAAGCTGAAGCGTGGGTGTGCACGT AGAATGTCAAGAGGAGAAATCATCATTCTTTTTCTGTCTATAATGTTTGAGACTTTGTTGCCTCAATGCGAAAAGGAGATGGACTGCTCCAAAGAGAACGAGCAAGTCTTTGGTACATCTACGACAGAAATTCCTCAAATGCTGAGAGCAGGCGTGACAGAGGTTTTCTTTGTGAGTAGCCAGGTGAAAACAATCCCCAAAGCAGCCTTTGCTCAAAACCTGCACCTTGAAAAGGTGGAGTTCATGAAGACTCCAACATCAGCTATTGAGCCAGGAGCTTTTGAAGGTTTGGGGTCCCTCAAGCATGTTGAGATCTCCAACACTCCATTAATGTTAATCCCAGTGGGAGTATTCAAAGACCTCAGCAACCTGGAGAATATCATACTGAAGTTTAACAGGCTCCAGCGTTTGGAGAGAGGCTTGTTTGATGGCCTTAAGAAATTAAAGGCAATCGAGGTACATGGGAACGAGATCCTATCGATTGAAAATGGGACATTTGAAGGTCTTGATAACCTCTTGTCTCTCCATTTagctaaaaacaacatttccgCTGTATCTACCAATTTGTTCTCAGACCTTAACAAACTGCAGATACTACGACTTTATGAGAATCAGCTAACCACCGTTCCTGAGGACATTTTTCAGAGTTTACCAAACTTGAAGGAAATCTACTTGCAGAGCAACAAAATCGCAGAATTATCACCAAATCTGTTTCCACATAAAGACAAGCTTACTAAGATCAGTTTGGAAAATAACCTCCTCACCAGTTTACCTCCAGAATATTTTGTTGGCTTCCCTCAGCTTAAAACTCTGACCCTGCGGAAGAATAAACTGACAAGTCTGCCTCCAGTTCTTTTTGGAGAAAATAAACTGGTTGAGTTAAGTCTGAGTCAAAATGATCTCAGCACCCTCCCTCAAGGAATATTCATCCCCCTGAAGAAAGTCAAGAAGCTCGACTTGTCTAATAATCATTTtgtctccttgtctcctgaGTACTTTGAAGGCCCTGAGAAGCTCAAAGATCTGAACCTACAGAATAACAAGATAAAGTCGCTggatgcagatgtgtttgaaaagCTTCAGTCACTGATCACACTAAAGCTCGCTCATAACCACCTGCAGACGCTCCCTGAGGATATTTTTGAGCCTTTACTAAACCTAAAAAAGCTTTACCTCAATGGAAACCCTTGGAACTGTGACTGTAATCTGATTTCTTTTCACCTTTGGATAAAAGCAAACTCAGACAAACTTGCGTCGCCTGTCGTCTGTGAGTATCCAGAAGATTTAAAGGAGCAGGAAATCAAAGACCTGACAGAAGATAAATTGATTTGCCCCACCCTTCCCCCCGCAACTTCCCTCCTTACCACCACCACAATGACAACTCCCACAACCACAACACCACCAACTACACAACCAATAACCACCATACTTACTACAACACCAACCACCGCTGAACAATCCACAACCACCACACGCACCACAACACTTCCGACCACACGGCCAACAACAATTATACCAACCACAACTTTAGCTACAACCCCCTCAACCACACCTACGACTACAACTACTACCACAATCACTACATCAAAAATAGCAACCTCTACAACAAGCACAACACCTCCAACCACTGCTCCAacaaccacacccacaaccaCTCCTCCAACAACCACACCTACAACAACTACACCCACAACCACTACTCCTACAACcacaccaacaacaaccacactcactactacaacaacaaccacgACTACATCAACCACACCTCCAACAACTACACCCACAACCACTCCTCCAACAACAACACCTACAACAACTACACCCACAACCACTACTCCTACAACCACACCTACAACAACCACACCCactactacaacaacaaccactactacATCAACCACACCTCCAACAACTACACccacaaccacaactccaacaACTACACCCAgaaccactactccaacaaccacACCTACAACAACTACACCCACAACCACACCTACAACAACCAAACCCactactacaacaacaaccacaccTACAACCACTCTAACAACCACTACTACGTCAACCACACCTACAACCACTACTCCGACAACCACACCTACAACCACTCCAACAACCACACCTACAACCactccaacaaccactactccaacaaccacACCTACAACCACTcctacaacaaccacaactacgaCCACCACATCAACAACTACTACACATTCAACCACAACTGCACCCACCACCATTACCACAAGTACTGCAAAAACTACTACCACAGCTATCCCCACAACCACCTTCCTCCAGACAACCCAACCAACGACCAACCTAACAACCACTCCATTAGTCTTCACCTGTCCAGTGGAACCAATGTCTCTGGCCTCATATCAGCACAGAAGCAAAGTTCAGCAGTGCAAGTCCCAGCTGATGATGTACACCGCACTGCTGGTTGTGGAGATTATCTGCACACTGGTGCTGGCTAAGTTCACCCTGTCTCTTTACTGCCTGCTGCAATTCAGAGAGAAGAAGTATCACAGGGTCAAACTCACACGCTTCTCCTACAGGAAAGAGATCATCCTGAGGCCTCTACAAGAGGAAGAGACTCGAGGACTTTAA
- the uts2d gene encoding urotensin 2 domain containing isoform X1 codes for MDRFSVVNYCLGLLGLLLLQGVLSVDGRSTFNPGNRVFNPKADTEAQSKILALLLHKSLVPVEKDDPLGLELANKLAELEELRVLREDLELERQITANLAEDKAVTQKRSEPACFWKYCV; via the exons ATGGACAGGTTCTCAGTTGTGAACTACTGCTTAGGACTCCTGGGTTTGTTACTACTGCAGGGAGTGCTGAGTGTGGATGGAAGGAGCACGTTCAACCCGG GAAACCGTGTTTTCAATCCTAAAGCAGATACAGAGGCCCAGAGCAAGATTCTTGCACTCTTACTGCACAAGAGCTTAGTTCCAGTTGAAAAGGACGATCCTCTAG GTCTTGAACTGGCCAACAAATTAGCTGAATTAGAGGAG CTCCGAGTGCTGAGGGAGGACCTGGAGCTGGAGAGGCAGATCACAGCCAATTTGGCCGAGGACAAAGCCGTAACTCAGAAGAGGAGCGAAC CAGCTTGCTTCTGGAAAtactgtgtgtga